A single Novosphingobium aureum DNA region contains:
- a CDS encoding helix-turn-helix domain-containing protein, whose product MNAAKLYTINECCELLSIGRTKMYDMMSTDMIRYITVGAARRIPHKELMRFQESQH is encoded by the coding sequence TTGAACGCCGCCAAGCTCTACACCATCAACGAGTGCTGCGAATTGCTCAGCATCGGTCGCACCAAGATGTACGACATGATGAGCACGGACATGATCCGCTACATCACGGTTGGAGCCGCCCGACGCATCCCCCACAAGGAACTGATGCGGTTTCAGGAAAGCCAGCACTAA